One region of Miscanthus floridulus cultivar M001 chromosome 19, ASM1932011v1, whole genome shotgun sequence genomic DNA includes:
- the LOC136525739 gene encoding uncharacterized protein: protein MFSSRANFCMEILTFEVVDFPGSYHAILGQPCYMRFMVIPNYTYLKLKMLGPNGIITMSSAFSHALVCDHEHYELATAVVNSSELPQLGESSALVVLDYNKPTSSMTFHPLKEAKAVGIDPTDPTKMV from the coding sequence ATGTTCAGCAGCCGGGCCAACTTCTGCATGgagatcctcaccttcgaggtggtggactttccaggatcctaccacgccatcttggggcagccatgctacatgaggttcatggtgatccccaactacacctacctcaagctgaagatgttgggaccaaacggcatcatcaccaTGAGTAGCGCCTTTTCACACGCCCTCGTGTGCGACCACGAGCACTATGAGCTCGCCACcgcggtcgtcaactcgtccgagctcccgcagctcggggagtcatcggCTCTggtagtcctagactacaacaaaccaacttcCTCGATGACCTTCCATCCGCTCAAAGAAGCCAAGgcagtgggaatcgaccccaccgacccaaccaagatggtttag